A genomic stretch from Cellulomonas sp. KRMCY2 includes:
- a CDS encoding glycosidase, with the protein MNSTVPYTLTRLHTIMVPEPGNPLEVEGVLNPASGRTPDGQLYLLPRLVAEGNVSRVGMAKVVLADGVPIGVEREGVVLAPDAGWERALDHSGTEDPRVTWVPTLGLHVMTYVAFGPLGPRSALAVSADLRTWRRLGPIHFEYQEELDADLNLCSNKDIVVFPEVVPGPGGVPCYAMIHRPTWDIGWIRPGEGFHVPAGITDDRPGMWISYAPAEQVQQDVAALVHQHDSRLLALPEFPFELLKVGAGPAPIRVPEGWLLIHHGVSGEITDPWSTGNKVRYAAGAMILDADDPSRVIARTAEPLLAPETDDELVGTVGNVVFPTAIEEVDGTVFVFYGMADAKIGVARLDRVPAQ; encoded by the coding sequence ATGAACTCGACAGTCCCGTACACACTCACGCGCCTTCACACGATCATGGTGCCCGAACCGGGCAACCCGCTCGAGGTCGAGGGCGTCCTCAACCCTGCCTCCGGGCGGACACCGGACGGTCAGCTGTACCTGCTGCCCCGGCTGGTCGCCGAGGGCAACGTCTCGCGGGTCGGGATGGCCAAGGTCGTCCTGGCGGACGGGGTCCCGATCGGCGTCGAGCGGGAGGGCGTCGTCCTGGCGCCCGACGCAGGCTGGGAACGCGCCCTGGACCACTCCGGCACGGAGGACCCCCGCGTCACCTGGGTCCCGACCCTCGGGCTGCACGTCATGACGTACGTGGCCTTCGGCCCGCTCGGCCCGCGATCGGCACTCGCGGTCTCAGCGGACCTGCGGACCTGGCGACGCCTCGGCCCGATCCACTTCGAGTACCAGGAAGAGCTCGACGCCGATCTGAACCTCTGCTCGAACAAGGACATCGTCGTCTTCCCCGAGGTCGTGCCCGGGCCGGGCGGCGTGCCCTGCTACGCGATGATCCACCGCCCGACGTGGGACATCGGCTGGATCCGGCCGGGGGAGGGGTTCCACGTCCCGGCCGGGATCACCGACGACCGGCCGGGGATGTGGATCTCCTACGCGCCGGCCGAGCAGGTGCAGCAGGACGTGGCCGCCCTGGTCCACCAGCACGACAGCCGGTTGCTCGCACTGCCCGAGTTCCCGTTCGAGCTGCTGAAGGTCGGCGCCGGCCCCGCACCGATCCGCGTACCCGAGGGGTGGCTGCTCATCCACCACGGCGTCTCCGGCGAGATCACCGACCCGTGGTCGACCGGCAACAAGGTCCGCTACGCGGCCGGCGCGATGATCCTCGACGCCGACGACCCGTCGCGCGTCATCGCCCGGACGGCCGAGCCGCTGCTGGCCCCCGAGACGGACGACGAGCTCGTCGGCACGGTGGGCAACGTGGTCTTCCCGACGGCGATCGAGGAGGTCGACGGCACGGTCTTCGTCTTCTACGGCATGGCGGACGCGAAGATCGGCGTCGCGCGCCTCGACCGGGTGCCCGCGCAGTGA
- a CDS encoding carbohydrate ABC transporter permease, with protein sequence MTTTASTGVTTAARTTATAIKIPLWVRIAKITCLVIGAFGFLFPFYYMLVASFQTTKDATLGGLIPWPSNLSFANYDAINGAINLGRSLINSAIFTGGVLVCTMLFGVIAGYALATLRYRGRGTLFALMLLVQTVPFQLLMVPLYVMTVRNFGLSDSYLGMILPFAINSTAVLIFRAYFLQVPKDLFNAARIDGAGEFRVLWSVALPLVRPALLTATLLTFIGPWNEFLWPFLVTKQQTMQPLAVSLANYTDNAAAAQDNPFGVALAGAVVLALPAVVLFVFFQRHFTSTDLGSGVKG encoded by the coding sequence ATGACCACCACCGCGAGCACCGGCGTCACCACCGCGGCACGGACGACGGCGACGGCGATCAAGATCCCGCTGTGGGTGCGGATCGCGAAGATCACGTGCCTCGTCATCGGAGCCTTCGGGTTCCTCTTCCCCTTCTACTACATGCTCGTCGCGTCCTTCCAGACGACGAAGGATGCGACCCTGGGCGGCTTGATCCCGTGGCCGTCGAACCTCTCGTTCGCCAACTACGACGCGATCAACGGTGCGATCAACCTCGGGCGGTCGCTGATCAACTCGGCGATCTTCACCGGTGGCGTGCTCGTGTGCACGATGCTGTTCGGCGTCATCGCCGGCTACGCCCTGGCGACACTCAGGTACCGGGGCAGGGGCACGCTCTTCGCCCTGATGCTGCTCGTGCAGACCGTGCCCTTCCAGCTCCTCATGGTTCCGCTCTACGTCATGACGGTGCGCAACTTCGGTCTGTCCGACTCCTACCTCGGGATGATCCTTCCGTTCGCGATCAACTCGACGGCCGTCCTGATCTTCCGGGCGTACTTCCTCCAGGTCCCGAAGGACCTGTTCAACGCCGCCCGCATCGACGGCGCGGGCGAGTTCCGCGTCCTGTGGTCGGTTGCTCTCCCGCTCGTCCGGCCCGCACTGCTGACCGCGACCCTGCTGACGTTCATCGGTCCGTGGAACGAGTTCCTGTGGCCGTTCCTCGTCACCAAGCAGCAGACCATGCAGCCGCTCGCCGTCTCACTGGCGAACTACACCGACAACGCGGCCGCGGCCCAGGACAACCCCTTCGGGGTGGCGCTCGCAGGCGCCGTCGTCCTGGCCCTGCCGGCGGTGGTCCTGTTCGTCTTCTTCCAGCGTCACTTCACATCGACAGATCTCGGATCAGGAGTCAAGGGTTGA
- a CDS encoding carbohydrate ABC transporter permease, translating to MLLSAPYALFLVAVFVYPLGLGAWIAFHKYSFAAPNAQVDRPFVGFDNFARVLQDPDVIASFKHVGIFLVINVPLTIALALLLATALNSAIKGVTFFRVAYYVPYVTASVATVTVWLFMFSENGVVNSLLGDLAPDPSWLTNSTWAMPMIALYVTWKQLGFFILLYLAALQNVSKELYEAAKTDGANWWQSFRAVTWPGVLPATSLVAMLAIITGANLFTEPYLLTNGGGPNGASTTPVLLIYQQAIQQNHPDRASAIGIFLVIGVLLLAWISRRMTEED from the coding sequence ATGCTGCTGTCCGCCCCGTACGCGCTGTTCCTCGTCGCGGTGTTCGTCTATCCGCTCGGCCTCGGCGCCTGGATCGCGTTCCACAAGTACTCGTTCGCTGCGCCGAACGCGCAGGTGGACCGACCGTTCGTGGGCTTCGACAACTTCGCCCGCGTCCTGCAGGACCCCGACGTGATCGCATCGTTCAAGCACGTCGGCATCTTCCTGGTCATCAACGTCCCGCTCACGATCGCGCTGGCCCTGCTGCTCGCGACCGCGCTCAACTCGGCGATCAAGGGCGTGACCTTCTTCCGGGTCGCCTACTACGTCCCGTACGTGACCGCCTCGGTCGCGACAGTGACCGTGTGGCTCTTCATGTTCAGCGAGAACGGCGTCGTCAACAGCCTGCTGGGTGACCTGGCTCCCGACCCGTCATGGCTCACCAACTCGACGTGGGCGATGCCGATGATCGCGCTGTACGTCACCTGGAAGCAGCTCGGCTTCTTCATCCTGCTCTACCTCGCCGCACTGCAGAACGTCTCGAAGGAGCTCTACGAGGCAGCCAAGACCGACGGCGCCAACTGGTGGCAGTCGTTCCGGGCCGTGACCTGGCCGGGGGTGCTGCCCGCGACGTCCCTCGTGGCGATGCTGGCGATCATCACCGGTGCGAACCTCTTCACCGAGCCCTACCTGCTGACCAACGGCGGCGGCCCGAACGGGGCGTCGACCACCCCGGTCCTGCTGATCTACCAGCAGGCCATCCAGCAGAACCACCCCGACCGCGCCTCGGCGATCGGCATCTTCCTCGTCATCGGCGTCCTGCTGCTGGCGTGGATCTCACGCCGCATGACGGAGGAGGACTGA
- a CDS encoding extracellular solute-binding protein: MKRPLGYLVVGLAATLTLTACSGGADEPAGEDGALSATGPITIWYSNNEQEVAWGEQVVAAWNTENPDEKVTAEEIPAGKSSEEVIGAAIAAGNAPCLIYNTAPAAVADFQAQGGLVDLAQFEDGASYIETRSGDSATQFTSSDGGYYQLPWKANPVVVFYNKAVFAEAGLDPENPELATFDDFISTSKAIVDSGAADYGIYPAPSSEFYQSWFDFYPIFAAESQGNQLIEDGEATFMNEAGLATMEFWQTMYTEKLAGQEPYTGDSFTDGVAAMAIAGPWAVASYEGKVDWGTVPVPTSEGTSPEDTYTFDDAKNIGMYTACENQGTAWEFLKYSTSEEQDGLFLEMTGQIPLRADVATAYAEFFDANPAFASWAAQAQHTVAVPNTLNSTEIWQTFRDAWSSAIIFGTGDPTETMQAAADEINSLATD; encoded by the coding sequence ATGAAGCGCCCACTCGGATACCTGGTCGTCGGCCTGGCCGCGACCCTGACGCTCACCGCGTGCAGCGGTGGCGCCGACGAGCCGGCAGGTGAGGACGGAGCACTGTCCGCCACCGGCCCGATCACCATCTGGTACTCCAACAACGAGCAGGAGGTGGCGTGGGGGGAGCAGGTCGTCGCCGCGTGGAACACCGAGAACCCTGATGAGAAGGTCACGGCCGAGGAGATCCCGGCCGGCAAGTCCTCCGAAGAGGTCATCGGTGCGGCCATTGCGGCCGGCAACGCCCCCTGCCTCATCTACAACACCGCCCCGGCAGCAGTCGCCGACTTCCAGGCGCAGGGTGGCCTGGTCGACCTCGCGCAGTTCGAGGACGGTGCGAGCTACATCGAGACTCGTTCCGGTGACAGCGCCACGCAGTTCACGTCGTCCGACGGTGGCTACTACCAGCTCCCCTGGAAGGCCAACCCGGTGGTCGTCTTCTACAACAAGGCGGTCTTCGCCGAGGCCGGGCTCGACCCGGAGAACCCGGAGCTCGCGACCTTCGACGACTTCATCAGCACCTCGAAGGCGATCGTCGACTCGGGGGCGGCGGACTACGGGATCTACCCGGCACCGTCGAGCGAGTTCTACCAGTCCTGGTTCGACTTCTACCCGATCTTCGCTGCGGAGAGCCAGGGCAACCAGCTCATCGAGGACGGCGAGGCCACGTTCATGAACGAGGCCGGCCTGGCGACGATGGAGTTCTGGCAGACGATGTACACCGAGAAGCTCGCCGGCCAGGAGCCCTACACCGGTGACTCGTTCACCGACGGCGTCGCGGCCATGGCCATCGCCGGTCCGTGGGCTGTCGCCTCGTACGAGGGCAAGGTCGACTGGGGGACCGTTCCGGTCCCGACGTCCGAGGGCACGTCCCCGGAGGACACGTACACGTTCGACGACGCCAAGAACATCGGCATGTACACCGCGTGCGAGAACCAGGGCACCGCGTGGGAGTTCCTCAAGTACTCCACCAGTGAGGAGCAGGACGGTCTGTTCCTCGAGATGACCGGCCAGATCCCGCTGCGCGCCGACGTCGCGACCGCGTACGCCGAGTTCTTCGACGCCAACCCGGCGTTCGCCTCCTGGGCGGCCCAGGCCCAGCACACCGTGGCTGTGCCCAACACGCTGAACTCGACGGAGATCTGGCAGACCTTCCGTGATGCGTGGAGCAGCGCGATCATCTTCGGCACGGGCGACCCGACGGAGACGATGCAGGCCGCGGCCGACGAGATCAACTCCCTCGCGACCGACTGA
- a CDS encoding LacI family DNA-binding transcriptional regulator, whose amino-acid sequence MPQSPPVVASSKGSGPGRRPTISDVAALAGTSKGTVSFVLNDRPGVAAKTRVRVLAAMAELGWQPSMLARSLSISRANAIGLVLARTPDTLRSDPFFAPFIAGVELGIAGTDAAVLLRFVESVEAEEAVYRNLATARRVDGVIVADLRCNDSRIPLLAELGLPAVTLNKPDVPSPFIAVCNDDLAGVVAGVEHLIGLGHRRIAHVGGPSIYLHADQRKQSWETALRDHGLEPNLFAEADFTAAGGAEATRSMLERPADERPTAIVYANDSMAVAGMVVAQALGLSLPRDLSVIGFDDSELAAYVHPALTTIRTDPVAWGRLTARTLLDLVHDGQRVETATVGPAELVVRGSTTVAPTTAAPTTVAP is encoded by the coding sequence GTGCCCCAGAGCCCGCCGGTCGTCGCCTCGAGCAAGGGCTCTGGACCCGGTCGCCGCCCGACCATCTCCGACGTCGCCGCACTGGCCGGGACCTCGAAGGGAACCGTGTCGTTCGTGCTCAACGACCGACCGGGTGTGGCTGCCAAGACCCGGGTGCGGGTCCTCGCCGCCATGGCAGAGCTCGGCTGGCAGCCGAGCATGCTCGCGCGGTCGCTGTCGATCTCACGGGCGAACGCCATCGGCCTGGTGCTGGCCCGGACACCGGACACCCTGCGCTCCGACCCGTTCTTCGCACCGTTCATCGCCGGGGTGGAGCTCGGGATCGCCGGCACCGACGCCGCCGTGCTCCTGCGCTTCGTCGAGAGCGTGGAGGCAGAGGAAGCCGTCTACCGGAACCTGGCCACCGCGCGCCGGGTGGACGGCGTGATCGTCGCCGACCTGCGCTGCAACGACTCCCGGATCCCGCTGCTCGCCGAGCTCGGGCTGCCCGCGGTCACCCTGAACAAGCCCGACGTCCCCTCGCCGTTCATCGCCGTGTGCAACGACGACCTGGCGGGCGTGGTCGCCGGCGTCGAGCACCTGATCGGTCTCGGGCACCGCCGCATCGCGCACGTCGGCGGTCCGTCGATCTACCTGCACGCCGACCAGCGCAAGCAGTCGTGGGAGACGGCCCTGCGTGACCACGGGCTCGAGCCGAACCTGTTCGCCGAGGCGGACTTCACCGCTGCCGGTGGCGCCGAGGCGACCCGGTCGATGCTCGAGCGTCCGGCGGACGAGCGGCCGACCGCCATCGTCTACGCGAACGACTCGATGGCTGTCGCCGGGATGGTCGTCGCGCAGGCGCTGGGGTTGAGCCTGCCCCGCGACCTGTCCGTGATCGGCTTCGACGACTCGGAGCTCGCGGCCTACGTCCATCCCGCGCTCACGACGATCCGCACCGACCCTGTCGCGTGGGGTCGGCTGACCGCGCGCACCCTGCTCGACCTCGTCCACGACGGCCAGCGGGTCGAGACGGCCACCGTCGGGCCGGCCGAGCTCGTCGTCCGCGGGTCGACGACCGTGGCGCCGACCACGGCGGCCCCGACGACGGTGGCGCCCTAG
- a CDS encoding AI-2E family transporter, with amino-acid sequence MSDRDETGAIETERPKASVRHLAGAGPAAKKVAGARRNPSAVGYEEATPQWLRVVAGWSWRMLVIVAAVALVFWATTRVLLLFIAVFLALVFTAVLRPVVNALNRVMPRALATALSIVLSIAVIAGLFTYIGLSVAGQWESLGHQFNDGITALLQLLEDSPLHLTVTNADVQGWLQQAQEWISANSSTIASQALISAGSVAQVFTALALATFHTVFFLTRGTEMWTWFLNQLPMRMRTSWHTGGGIAWYTFSGYTRGTFIVAAADGVLAAIILLILQVPLAAPLSVLVFIGAFIPLIGAPLAMVVAMVVALAANGPITAVLVGVGIALVGQFEGHILTPLVMGKQVSLHPVAVAISVTAGTLVAGILGAVISVPIVAVAWAVFARLRRIDPPTDFSDELLDQDEGDEGDEGDEGDEKS; translated from the coding sequence ATGTCCGACCGCGACGAGACGGGGGCGATCGAGACCGAGCGGCCCAAGGCGTCGGTCCGCCACCTGGCCGGGGCCGGTCCCGCCGCCAAGAAGGTGGCCGGTGCCCGGCGCAACCCCTCGGCCGTCGGCTACGAGGAGGCCACACCGCAGTGGCTGCGGGTCGTCGCCGGCTGGTCCTGGCGGATGCTCGTCATCGTCGCGGCCGTCGCGCTGGTGTTCTGGGCGACGACCCGGGTGCTGCTGCTGTTCATCGCGGTGTTCCTCGCCCTGGTCTTCACCGCCGTGCTGCGGCCGGTCGTCAACGCGCTCAACCGGGTCATGCCGCGCGCGCTGGCGACCGCCCTGTCGATCGTGCTGTCCATCGCGGTGATCGCCGGTCTGTTCACGTACATCGGCCTGTCGGTCGCCGGCCAGTGGGAGTCGCTGGGCCACCAGTTCAACGACGGCATCACCGCGCTCCTGCAGCTCCTCGAGGACAGCCCGCTGCACCTGACCGTCACCAACGCGGACGTCCAGGGCTGGCTGCAGCAGGCCCAGGAATGGATCTCCGCCAACAGCAGCACGATCGCCAGCCAAGCCCTGATCAGCGCCGGATCGGTGGCCCAGGTCTTCACGGCGCTGGCCCTGGCCACCTTCCACACGGTCTTCTTCCTGACCCGCGGGACGGAGATGTGGACCTGGTTCCTCAACCAGCTGCCGATGCGCATGCGTACGTCCTGGCACACCGGGGGCGGCATCGCCTGGTACACCTTCTCCGGCTACACGCGGGGCACGTTCATCGTGGCGGCGGCCGATGGCGTGCTGGCCGCGATCATCCTGCTCATCCTTCAGGTGCCTCTGGCGGCACCCCTCTCCGTGCTGGTCTTCATCGGCGCCTTCATCCCGCTCATCGGTGCACCGCTGGCGATGGTCGTCGCGATGGTGGTCGCACTCGCGGCGAACGGGCCGATCACGGCCGTCCTCGTGGGCGTCGGCATCGCCCTCGTCGGTCAGTTCGAGGGACACATCCTGACGCCGCTGGTGATGGGCAAGCAGGTGTCGCTGCACCCCGTGGCGGTCGCCATCTCGGTGACCGCGGGCACGCTCGTGGCCGGCATCCTCGGTGCGGTGATCTCGGTGCCGATCGTCGCGGTGGCGTGGGCGGTGTTCGCCAGGTTGCGTCGCATCGACCCACCGACCGACTTCTCCGACGAGCTGCTCGACCAGGACGAGGGCGACGAGGGCGACGAGGGCGACGAGGGCGACGAGAAGTCCTGA